A region of Actinomycetota bacterium DNA encodes the following proteins:
- a CDS encoding peptide ABC transporter substrate-binding protein, translating to MSRYSRVARLVAVAMTVTFIAAACSSDSGGGDADGDGGTPTTGGSAVIGAEQWMVCLNPITSCAFSAWYAYAVQYGVMPRLLELDTNGNYVPSAAEAVPTLEDGTVTEDPFSVTFTIRDDAVWDDGSPITSEDVDFTWRAIMNTSGAIGRSGYDLITSISTDDPKEFTIEFSDVYVDWVDLFGGGLQFILQKEAFPAFADDPKPDLSEEMTDEIPFSGGPWTLESWDKQELTLVRNDNYWGDLALMDEVTFVRRQNQETELNSLKSGEVSVIFPQPSNESIADQVVDTPSISTIGGGSPFWEALHFNHDSPPLDDENVRRGIMYAINRQAVVDALVKINAPDTELLNCFGWVPGVGDWCDQTDFAEFTFDPAKAMAEFETAGYDCSGVANGDFCEKDGEPLSIEYTTTAGNARREDTQALLQESAKEAGLDLQTKTDDAAVLFGDLLNTGAYQIADYALGGSPSPSVTEILACEGGQNTDFWCDEEASKLMLQADSEPDPAVRLDLTQQVGDIVAEQAVGVPLYILPQLTAWRTDIIAGPIGEWNATIYGSFFNMNEWYLVEGGG from the coding sequence GTGAGTCGATATTCGCGCGTGGCTCGGTTGGTTGCGGTCGCGATGACGGTCACGTTCATCGCCGCGGCATGCTCGAGTGATTCGGGCGGCGGAGACGCGGACGGAGACGGCGGAACCCCGACGACGGGGGGTAGCGCGGTCATCGGGGCAGAGCAGTGGATGGTCTGTCTGAACCCGATCACCTCCTGCGCCTTCTCCGCGTGGTACGCGTACGCGGTCCAGTACGGCGTGATGCCGCGGCTGCTCGAACTCGACACGAACGGGAACTACGTCCCGTCCGCGGCCGAGGCGGTCCCCACGCTCGAGGACGGCACCGTTACGGAGGACCCGTTCTCGGTGACGTTCACGATCCGGGACGACGCGGTGTGGGACGACGGGAGCCCGATCACCTCCGAGGACGTTGACTTCACCTGGCGCGCGATCATGAACACGTCGGGCGCGATCGGCCGAAGCGGGTACGACCTGATCACGTCGATCTCGACCGATGACCCCAAGGAGTTCACCATCGAGTTCAGCGACGTCTACGTCGACTGGGTCGATCTGTTCGGCGGAGGGCTCCAGTTCATCTTGCAGAAGGAGGCGTTCCCCGCGTTCGCCGACGATCCCAAGCCCGACCTGTCCGAGGAGATGACCGACGAGATCCCGTTCTCGGGCGGCCCCTGGACGCTCGAGTCGTGGGACAAGCAGGAGCTCACGCTCGTGCGCAACGACAACTACTGGGGAGACCTTGCGTTGATGGACGAGGTGACGTTCGTCCGGAGGCAGAACCAGGAGACGGAGCTGAACTCGCTGAAGAGCGGCGAGGTGTCGGTGATCTTCCCGCAGCCGTCGAACGAGAGCATCGCCGACCAGGTCGTGGACACCCCGTCGATCTCGACGATCGGCGGTGGGTCGCCGTTCTGGGAAGCGCTCCACTTCAACCATGACTCCCCACCCCTCGACGACGAGAACGTGCGCCGCGGCATCATGTACGCGATCAACCGGCAGGCCGTCGTCGACGCCCTCGTCAAGATCAACGCGCCCGACACCGAGCTGTTGAACTGCTTCGGCTGGGTGCCCGGTGTCGGGGATTGGTGCGATCAGACCGACTTCGCCGAGTTCACCTTCGACCCGGCCAAGGCGATGGCCGAGTTCGAGACCGCGGGCTACGACTGCTCCGGTGTCGCGAACGGTGACTTCTGCGAGAAGGACGGCGAACCGCTCTCGATCGAGTACACGACGACGGCCGGGAACGCTCGACGCGAGGACACGCAGGCGCTGTTGCAGGAGTCGGCGAAGGAAGCGGGACTCGACCTGCAGACCAAGACCGACGACGCCGCGGTGTTGTTCGGTGACCTGCTGAACACCGGCGCGTACCAGATCGCGGACTACGCGCTCGGTGGCTCTCCCTCGCCGAGCGTTACCGAGATCCTCGCGTGCGAGGGCGGGCAGAACACCGACTTCTGGTGCGACGAGGAAGCCAGCAAGTTGATGCTTCAGGCGGACAGCGAGCCCGATCCGGCCGTGCGACTCGATCTGACCCAGCAGGTCGGGGACATCGTCGCCGAGCAGGCCGTTGGCGTCCCGTTGTACATCCTCCCGCAGCTGACCGCGTGGCGGACCGACATCATCGCCGGTCCGATCGGCGAGTGGAACGCCACGATCTACGGCTCGTTCTTCAACATGAACGAGTGGTATCTGGTCGAGGGTGGCGGTTGA
- the apgM gene encoding 2,3-bisphosphoglycerate-independent phosphoglycerate mutase, which yields MYRLLYVCLDGLGDDPVPAFGGRTPLEEADTPFLDDLARRGRTGSCVTVGPGIAPESDIAVFAILGYDPREEHPGRGVVEAVGSDMEFRDGDLAYRINFATADWPRIVDRRVGRDLSSEESQALALEVHRKLRLPNASFELQATVEHRGALVIRADDGPLSSAVTNTDPAYRKDGSLGVALETFEPEVVRCEPLEETEAAHHAAELTNRFVEGAAKILDASEVNRERRVAGELPGNLILTRDAGDHLPKLQRIKDRFGPTWGCFVEMPVERGIAKMLGMVPVAAPRLKVDAPGRAADAEYVKWAELAVEALNGFDALYVHIKGPDVPAHDGRWDDKRDVISTIDRAFFGELLPQLDIDRTIIAVTADHSTSCVRKAHTAEPVPLLVSGGPVRPDGSPAFGETSCRDGSLGEVRGVGIVPRLTQLMRS from the coding sequence GTGTATCGACTCCTCTATGTCTGCCTCGACGGACTCGGGGATGACCCCGTGCCCGCTTTCGGCGGACGCACCCCGCTCGAGGAGGCCGACACCCCGTTCCTGGACGACCTCGCGCGACGAGGCCGCACGGGTTCGTGCGTGACGGTGGGTCCAGGGATCGCCCCGGAGTCCGACATCGCTGTCTTCGCGATCCTCGGCTACGACCCACGCGAGGAGCACCCCGGGCGTGGTGTCGTCGAGGCGGTCGGATCGGACATGGAGTTCCGTGACGGGGACCTCGCCTATCGGATCAACTTCGCCACCGCCGACTGGCCGCGCATCGTCGATCGGCGGGTCGGCCGCGACCTGTCCTCGGAGGAGTCTCAGGCGCTCGCCCTCGAGGTCCATCGCAAGCTCCGCCTGCCGAACGCGTCGTTCGAGCTGCAGGCGACGGTCGAACATCGGGGTGCCCTGGTGATCCGGGCCGACGACGGACCTCTCTCGTCCGCGGTGACGAACACCGACCCCGCCTACCGCAAGGACGGCTCCCTGGGCGTCGCGCTCGAGACCTTCGAGCCGGAGGTGGTTCGGTGCGAGCCACTCGAGGAGACCGAGGCGGCGCACCACGCGGCAGAGCTGACGAACCGGTTCGTCGAGGGAGCCGCGAAGATCCTCGACGCGTCCGAGGTGAATCGGGAGCGACGGGTCGCGGGCGAGCTGCCCGGCAACCTGATCCTGACGCGGGACGCCGGCGACCACCTGCCGAAGCTCCAGCGGATCAAGGACCGCTTCGGACCGACGTGGGGTTGCTTCGTCGAGATGCCGGTCGAGCGGGGGATCGCGAAGATGCTCGGGATGGTGCCGGTCGCCGCTCCGCGGTTGAAGGTCGACGCTCCCGGGCGGGCGGCCGACGCCGAGTACGTGAAGTGGGCGGAGCTGGCCGTGGAGGCGCTGAACGGGTTCGATGCCCTCTACGTGCACATCAAGGGGCCCGACGTTCCCGCCCACGACGGGCGATGGGACGACAAGCGCGACGTGATCTCGACGATCGACCGCGCCTTCTTCGGGGAGCTCCTGCCGCAGCTCGACATCGACCGCACGATCATCGCCGTCACCGCCGACCACTCAACCTCGTGCGTTCGGAAGGCACACACGGCCGAGCCGGTCCCGTTGCTGGTGAGCGGGGGTCCCGTGCGGCCCGACGGATCTCCGGCGTTCGGTGAGACTTCGTGCCGCGACGGGTCCCTGGGTGAGGTCCGCGGGGTCGGGATCGTGCCCCGGCTGACCCAGCTGATGCGCTCCTGA
- the tpiA gene encoding triose-phosphate isomerase: MAEPDRRPIIAANWKMHKTHLEAIRDVQKLSYLLDAEDTEQVEVVICPPFTATRAVGTLIESDKLSYRVGAQNVHPKDEGAFTGEISPPMLTALKVAYVIVGHSERRALFGDTDELVNQKVRAVFKHLMTPILCVGESLSEREAGGTEQKVGEQLRADLKGVDAEQAASLVVAYEPIWAIGTGRNAAPADAGAVVSHIRTVLTDLYGGTVGSSVRVQYGGSVKAGNVRDFMAHPEIDGALVGGASLDPEEFALIVKYR; this comes from the coding sequence ATGGCTGAGCCCGACCGGCGCCCGATCATCGCGGCGAACTGGAAGATGCACAAGACCCACCTCGAGGCGATCCGGGACGTCCAGAAGCTGAGCTACCTGCTCGATGCCGAGGACACCGAACAGGTCGAGGTCGTGATCTGTCCCCCGTTCACCGCGACGCGTGCGGTCGGAACGCTGATCGAGAGCGACAAGCTCTCCTACCGGGTCGGCGCACAGAACGTCCACCCGAAGGACGAGGGAGCGTTCACCGGCGAGATCTCGCCGCCGATGCTCACCGCCCTGAAGGTCGCCTACGTGATCGTGGGACACTCCGAGCGCCGTGCCCTGTTCGGCGACACCGACGAGCTCGTCAACCAGAAGGTCCGGGCCGTCTTCAAGCATCTGATGACGCCGATCCTGTGCGTGGGGGAGTCGCTCTCCGAGCGCGAGGCGGGCGGAACCGAGCAGAAGGTGGGGGAACAGCTCCGCGCCGACCTGAAGGGTGTTGACGCCGAGCAGGCCGCCTCGCTCGTCGTCGCCTACGAACCGATCTGGGCTATCGGCACCGGCCGGAACGCCGCCCCGGCGGACGCGGGCGCGGTCGTTTCCCACATCCGCACCGTGCTGACCGACCTCTACGGCGGTACGGTCGGATCGAGCGTACGCGTGCAGTACGGCGGCAGCGTCAAGGCCGGCAACGTCCGGGACTTCATGGCACATCCGGAGATCGACGGCGCCCTCGTGGGCGGCGCGAGCCTCGACCCCGAGGAGTTCGCACTGATCGTGAAGTACCGATAG
- a CDS encoding phosphoglycerate kinase, translating into MSLPTLDDAGDVGGRRTFVRVDFNVPLAGGTITDDARIRAALPTIRELRDCGGMLVLGSHLGRPDGKPVDALRMEPVARRLGELLGVRVEATQRITGREVSAAVRELPDGGVLVLENLRFDPRESQDDPGFAAELADLTEVYVDDAFGAVHRAHASVHALPRAIREAARPAVAGRLLERELTVLSRLRDGDVETPYVAVLGGAKVSDKLSAIDALLDRVDAILVGGAMAFTVIAAQGGEIGTSLVERDRFEQVRTTLSRADEKGVLIQLPEDVIAASEMSADARSETVKAASVPRGLMGLDIGPRSVEEFARTIADARTILWNGPMGVFELEPFSAGTRGVAKAIAATTAFSVVGGGDSLAAVKKFELTEDFDHLSTGGGASLEFLEGAELPGIAVLEE; encoded by the coding sequence GTGAGCCTCCCGACCCTCGACGACGCAGGAGACGTCGGCGGTCGGCGGACCTTCGTCCGCGTCGACTTCAACGTCCCGCTCGCCGGGGGAACGATCACCGACGACGCACGGATCCGGGCGGCACTCCCGACGATCCGCGAACTCCGTGATTGCGGAGGGATGCTCGTACTCGGCTCGCACCTCGGGCGTCCGGACGGGAAGCCGGTCGATGCCCTGCGCATGGAACCGGTCGCCCGGCGTCTCGGCGAGCTGCTCGGGGTCCGGGTCGAAGCCACGCAGCGGATCACCGGTCGCGAGGTCTCCGCGGCGGTTCGGGAGTTGCCGGACGGAGGGGTCCTGGTGCTCGAGAACCTGCGATTCGATCCGCGTGAAAGCCAGGACGACCCGGGGTTCGCCGCCGAGCTGGCCGACCTCACGGAGGTCTACGTGGACGACGCGTTCGGCGCCGTTCATCGGGCGCACGCGTCGGTTCACGCGCTGCCGCGCGCGATCCGCGAGGCGGCCAGACCGGCGGTCGCCGGCAGGCTGCTCGAACGCGAGCTCACCGTGTTGTCGCGTCTGCGCGACGGGGATGTCGAGACCCCGTACGTCGCGGTGCTCGGGGGAGCGAAGGTTTCGGACAAGCTCTCCGCGATCGATGCTCTGCTCGACCGGGTCGACGCGATCCTGGTCGGTGGAGCGATGGCGTTCACGGTGATCGCCGCCCAGGGAGGGGAGATCGGCACCAGCCTCGTCGAGCGCGACCGATTCGAACAGGTCCGGACGACGCTGTCACGTGCCGATGAGAAGGGCGTCCTGATCCAGCTCCCCGAGGACGTGATCGCCGCCTCCGAGATGTCCGCCGACGCCCGAAGCGAAACGGTGAAGGCGGCGTCGGTCCCCCGCGGACTGATGGGGCTCGACATCGGCCCGCGCAGCGTCGAGGAGTTCGCGCGGACGATCGCCGACGCCCGGACGATCCTGTGGAACGGCCCGATGGGCGTGTTCGAGCTCGAACCGTTCTCCGCGGGAACCCGTGGGGTCGCGAAGGCGATCGCGGCCACGACCGCGTTCAGCGTCGTGGGCGGGGGAGACAGCCTCGCGGCCGTGAAGAAGTTCGAACTGACCGAGGACTTCGACCACCTGTCGACCGGGGGAGGGGCGTCGCTGGAGTTCCTCGAAGGCGCCGAGCTCCCGGGCATCGCGGTACTGGAGGAGTAA
- the gap gene encoding type I glyceraldehyde-3-phosphate dehydrogenase, whose amino-acid sequence MSIKIGVNGFGRIGRNFLRAAIERGEVLDLVAVNDITDPATLAHLLRYDSVLGRFKGEVAAEGDTITVNGDAIKVLAERDPANLPWKDLGAEVVIESTGLFTKRDDAAKHLAAGAQKVLISAPAKGEDLTIVLGVNDDAYDPANHHIISNASCTTNCVAPMVKVLDDAFGVEQGFMTTVHAYTNDQRILDLPHSDLRRARAAAVNVIPTSTGAAKAAGLVLPHLQGKLDGMALRVPVPDGSVTDFVATVRGTPDVREVNAAFAAAAQAGSLAGKLVYTEDPIVSSDIVGSPASCTFDSLSTMTMGSTVKILGWYDNEWGYSNRLVDLVKLVAAT is encoded by the coding sequence ATGTCCATCAAGATCGGCGTGAACGGCTTCGGCCGGATCGGCCGCAACTTCCTTCGAGCCGCGATCGAGCGAGGCGAGGTCCTCGACCTCGTGGCCGTGAACGACATCACCGACCCCGCAACCCTCGCCCACCTGCTGAGATACGACTCCGTGCTCGGCCGCTTCAAGGGAGAGGTCGCCGCCGAGGGCGACACGATCACGGTGAACGGCGACGCGATCAAGGTGCTCGCCGAGCGCGATCCGGCGAACCTACCGTGGAAGGACCTCGGCGCCGAAGTCGTGATCGAGTCGACCGGTCTGTTCACCAAACGCGACGATGCGGCAAAGCACCTCGCGGCAGGGGCGCAGAAGGTCCTCATCAGCGCCCCCGCGAAGGGGGAGGACCTCACGATCGTGCTCGGGGTCAACGACGACGCCTACGATCCCGCGAACCACCACATCATCTCGAACGCCTCCTGCACGACGAACTGCGTCGCCCCCATGGTGAAGGTGCTCGACGATGCGTTCGGGGTCGAACAGGGCTTCATGACGACCGTCCACGCGTACACGAACGACCAGCGGATCCTCGATCTGCCGCACTCGGATCTGCGTCGCGCGCGCGCCGCGGCGGTCAACGTGATCCCGACGTCCACCGGTGCGGCGAAGGCAGCCGGTCTCGTGCTGCCGCACCTGCAGGGCAAGCTCGACGGGATGGCGTTGCGGGTGCCCGTCCCCGACGGGTCCGTGACCGACTTCGTCGCCACCGTGCGCGGCACTCCGGACGTCCGCGAGGTCAACGCCGCGTTCGCCGCCGCGGCACAGGCCGGTTCGCTCGCGGGCAAGCTCGTCTACACCGAGGACCCGATCGTCTCCTCAGACATCGTCGGTAGCCCCGCGTCGTGCACCTTCGACTCGCTCTCGACGATGACGATGGGAAGCACGGTGAAGATCCTGGGTTGGTACGACAACGAGTGGGGATACTCGAACCGGCTCGTCGACCTCGTGAAACTCGTCGCCGCGACGTGA
- the rapZ gene encoding RNase adapter RapZ, with amino-acid sequence MAERAVKGESPADQPPLFEAPDTGPGFTIITGLSGAGRSEAARSFEDLGWFVVDNLPPELLAKMAELADRPGGPARVAIVVDARGGVFFGELATALDELKALKIGYRICYLEASDEDLVRRYEATRRRHPLAPADRVVEGIRKERLMMESLRGDADLIIDTSGLKPQGLRDRIRGAFSDDLPETSLQVSLVSFGYKYGTPRDADIVIDARFLANPYWVDELRPQTGLEPAVQEFVAGQDRYRDFIVRLWDLVELVLPGYLTEGKSYLTIAVGCTGGRHRSVVVVEELARSFRERGLPTAVDHRDVDRG; translated from the coding sequence ATGGCCGAGCGTGCTGTGAAGGGCGAATCTCCCGCCGATCAACCTCCGCTGTTCGAAGCCCCGGACACGGGTCCCGGGTTCACGATCATCACCGGCCTGTCCGGCGCCGGCCGGTCCGAGGCGGCGCGCAGCTTCGAGGATCTCGGCTGGTTCGTCGTCGACAACCTCCCGCCGGAGCTGCTCGCCAAGATGGCGGAGCTCGCCGACCGGCCGGGAGGCCCGGCCCGTGTCGCGATCGTCGTCGACGCGCGAGGCGGCGTGTTCTTCGGGGAGCTCGCCACAGCGCTGGACGAGCTGAAGGCCCTCAAGATCGGCTACCGGATCTGCTACCTGGAGGCATCCGACGAGGATCTCGTTCGCCGATACGAGGCCACGCGGCGGCGGCATCCGTTGGCTCCCGCCGACCGGGTCGTCGAGGGCATCCGCAAGGAACGCTTGATGATGGAATCCCTGCGCGGCGACGCCGACCTGATCATCGATACCAGCGGCCTGAAGCCGCAAGGGCTCCGCGATCGGATCCGGGGCGCGTTCTCCGACGATCTCCCCGAGACGTCCCTGCAGGTGTCGCTGGTGTCCTTCGGCTACAAGTACGGGACGCCGCGCGACGCCGACATCGTGATCGACGCCCGGTTCCTGGCGAACCCGTACTGGGTCGACGAGTTGCGTCCGCAGACCGGCCTGGAGCCGGCGGTCCAGGAATTCGTGGCCGGCCAGGATCGGTATCGGGACTTCATCGTGCGGCTGTGGGATCTGGTCGAGCTCGTGCTGCCCGGGTACCTGACCGAGGGGAAGTCCTATCTCACGATCGCCGTCGGCTGCACCGGCGGCCGCCACCGCTCCGTCGTCGTGGTCGAGGAACTCGCCCGATCCTTCCGGGAGCGCGGTCTGCCGACCGCGGTCGACCACCGAGACGTCGACCGGGGTTAG
- the uvrC gene encoding excinuclease ABC subunit UvrC, whose translation MSVPKPAASTIPDEPGAYLFRDGDGRVVYAGKARSLRKRLASYWGKPLHPRTAAMTEAATSVEWIVAGSELDALMLEYNLIKEHVPRFNIRYRDDKSYPYLAITVGERWPRAQVLRGSKRKKVKYFGPYGHAYAIRETLDSLTRVFPVRTCSNAFFQQRERARRPCLYYDIGRCSGPCVPERTGVTDERYRSDVDAMIDFLTGNHREVLQRLEREMAEASERKEYELAAKLRDALTAARRAIENQEMVLTQDENLDVIGLVEDDLEAAFQVFFVRRGRVMGRKGWIVDRVEELDRPGLIASFFGELYRDRDDIPPRVLAPEIPADREVLEQWLADRRGSSVTIGVPERGAKRKLMETVTRNAGEAFQRHKLKRASDFGARSRALSQLAEELGLPQAPLRLECYDISNLGPTDTVASMVVFEDGLPKRSDYRRFSIKQVEGQDDFASMDEVLRRRFGRLLEQRDEPSNADGKPRRFAYPPQLVVVDGGRGQLSVAVKVLADLRLEIPVIGLAKRLEEVYVPGDPEPLMIPRGSEALFVLQHLRDEAHRFAVSYHRQKRAKRALVSPLDEIPGVGPTRKKALLRTFGSLTRLRAASVDEIAGTPGVGPALAATIVERLHAPASAGRESA comes from the coding sequence GTGAGCGTCCCGAAACCCGCCGCGTCGACGATCCCCGACGAACCGGGTGCCTACCTCTTCCGGGACGGTGACGGGCGCGTCGTCTACGCCGGCAAGGCGCGATCCCTCCGCAAGCGCCTGGCCTCCTACTGGGGCAAGCCCTTGCACCCACGGACCGCCGCGATGACCGAGGCGGCCACCTCCGTGGAATGGATCGTGGCGGGATCCGAGCTCGACGCGCTCATGCTCGAGTACAACCTGATCAAGGAGCATGTTCCCCGGTTCAACATCCGCTACCGCGACGACAAGTCCTATCCCTACCTCGCGATCACCGTCGGGGAGCGGTGGCCCCGGGCGCAGGTGCTGCGTGGATCGAAGCGCAAGAAGGTGAAGTACTTCGGTCCGTACGGTCACGCGTACGCGATCCGCGAGACCCTCGACAGTCTGACTCGCGTGTTCCCGGTTCGGACGTGTTCGAACGCCTTCTTCCAGCAGCGGGAGCGGGCCCGCCGGCCTTGCCTCTACTACGACATCGGTCGCTGTTCGGGTCCGTGCGTTCCTGAGCGGACCGGGGTCACCGACGAGCGCTACCGCTCTGACGTCGACGCGATGATCGACTTCCTCACGGGCAACCATCGCGAGGTGCTCCAACGGCTCGAGCGCGAGATGGCGGAGGCGTCCGAGCGCAAGGAGTACGAGCTCGCCGCGAAGCTGCGCGATGCGCTGACGGCGGCCCGGCGGGCGATCGAGAACCAGGAGATGGTGCTCACCCAGGACGAGAACCTCGACGTTATCGGGCTCGTCGAGGACGACCTCGAAGCGGCCTTCCAGGTGTTCTTCGTTCGGCGTGGGCGCGTGATGGGCCGCAAGGGCTGGATCGTCGATCGCGTCGAGGAACTCGACCGCCCCGGATTGATCGCCTCGTTCTTCGGAGAGCTGTACCGCGATCGGGACGACATCCCGCCCCGCGTGCTCGCGCCGGAGATCCCCGCGGACCGAGAGGTCCTCGAACAGTGGCTCGCCGACCGGCGTGGGAGCTCGGTGACGATCGGGGTGCCCGAACGCGGTGCGAAACGGAAACTGATGGAGACGGTCACGCGGAACGCCGGCGAGGCGTTCCAACGTCACAAGCTGAAGCGCGCCTCGGACTTCGGTGCGCGTTCCCGGGCCCTGTCCCAGCTCGCGGAGGAGCTCGGCCTGCCGCAGGCGCCGCTCCGGCTCGAGTGCTACGACATATCGAACCTCGGTCCGACCGACACGGTCGCGTCGATGGTGGTGTTCGAGGACGGTCTTCCGAAGCGTTCGGACTACCGCCGATTCTCGATTAAGCAGGTCGAGGGACAAGACGACTTCGCGAGCATGGATGAGGTGCTGCGCCGCAGGTTCGGGCGGCTGCTCGAACAGCGCGACGAGCCATCGAACGCCGATGGGAAACCCCGGCGCTTCGCCTATCCTCCGCAGCTCGTCGTGGTCGACGGCGGCCGGGGGCAGCTCAGCGTCGCGGTGAAGGTGCTCGCCGACCTCCGCCTCGAGATCCCGGTGATCGGCCTCGCGAAGCGACTCGAGGAGGTCTACGTGCCGGGTGATCCTGAGCCGTTGATGATCCCGCGGGGCTCCGAGGCGCTCTTCGTGCTCCAGCACCTCCGGGACGAGGCGCACCGCTTCGCCGTCAGTTACCACCGACAGAAGCGCGCGAAGCGCGCGCTCGTCTCACCCCTGGACGAGATCCCGGGCGTCGGTCCTACACGGAAAAAGGCTCTGCTCCGCACCTTCGGGTCGCTCACGCGGCTCCGCGCGGCCTCCGTCGACGAGATCGCCGGCACCCCAGGCGTAGGCCCCGCGCTGGCCGCCACGATCGTCGAGCGATTGCACGCGCCCGCGTCTGCCGGCAGGGAGAGCGCCTGA
- a CDS encoding cupredoxin domain-containing protein, with protein MTSKLLLLAASIAVVASACAGPSEPTIDLGEGRRFIPEVVDFVGDVGSYPSITLNADAAPYATYWGFPEVLEEGGIPATRPIQSPTPPGVFLVSDKEGLFSRGAIAQGAPVASGVKVPFVPVYEKALQTATPENSQGTAVVVGGDGTIHSAWVADSGLWYGTTTDAGPSEAELVVRLAKRPKVAGPIGWPAITLGDDDVPWIAWGDATGAGQTIEAAIKDGDGWRFETVADLGACGGCPDPQRVAVEWTLDGPMVAFADTAAEQPVSAVQGERGWELQTIEPQGGGHGLSLAVNGDETRVSYFTGDGAVHEARWASGSWARVEVAAPADPSPALDVEQVDRFRTTGIAIDDDATSWVTWFDAAIPGIKVASSADGEAWEEVQTSNTAGGAMPDIAVAPDASVVYTTWYDSENQNFVLGTYADETELALANPSPTATGPPAAAEPTGEPTGQAETELTIVAPPGAIGTGFDTASLLAAAKEDLTVTFDNQDPGVPHNWKLFDGADDAAPEIASSADLTGPASEDVSVEPLDPGDYFYLCSFHPTTMTGTLTAA; from the coding sequence GTGACCAGCAAGCTCCTCCTTCTCGCAGCCTCGATCGCCGTCGTCGCGAGCGCGTGCGCCGGACCGTCGGAGCCGACGATCGACCTCGGTGAGGGCCGCCGATTCATCCCCGAGGTCGTCGATTTCGTCGGGGACGTGGGCAGCTACCCGTCGATCACGCTGAACGCCGACGCCGCCCCGTATGCCACCTACTGGGGCTTCCCCGAGGTCCTCGAAGAGGGGGGCATCCCCGCGACCCGTCCGATCCAGTCGCCCACCCCGCCGGGCGTGTTCCTCGTCAGCGACAAGGAGGGTCTGTTCAGCCGGGGCGCGATCGCGCAGGGCGCACCGGTCGCCTCCGGGGTGAAGGTCCCCTTCGTACCCGTCTACGAGAAGGCGTTGCAGACCGCGACCCCGGAGAACTCTCAGGGGACCGCGGTCGTCGTCGGTGGCGACGGGACGATCCACTCCGCGTGGGTTGCGGACAGCGGGCTGTGGTACGGCACCACGACCGACGCCGGGCCCTCGGAGGCCGAGCTCGTCGTGAGATTGGCGAAGAGGCCGAAGGTGGCGGGACCGATCGGATGGCCTGCGATCACGCTCGGGGACGACGATGTTCCCTGGATCGCCTGGGGTGACGCGACGGGCGCCGGGCAGACGATCGAAGCGGCGATCAAGGACGGAGACGGCTGGAGGTTCGAGACCGTCGCGGACCTGGGTGCATGCGGTGGCTGCCCCGACCCGCAGCGTGTCGCGGTCGAGTGGACCCTTGATGGTCCGATGGTCGCCTTCGCCGACACGGCGGCCGAGCAGCCGGTGTCGGCGGTGCAAGGCGAGCGCGGCTGGGAGCTCCAGACGATCGAGCCGCAGGGAGGAGGTCATGGGCTCTCCCTCGCGGTGAACGGCGACGAGACTCGCGTCTCGTACTTCACGGGCGACGGCGCGGTTCACGAGGCGCGATGGGCGAGCGGATCCTGGGCGCGCGTCGAGGTTGCAGCACCGGCCGATCCCTCCCCGGCTCTCGACGTGGAGCAGGTCGACCGATTCCGCACCACCGGGATCGCGATCGACGACGACGCGACGAGCTGGGTGACCTGGTTCGACGCTGCGATCCCCGGCATCAAGGTCGCATCGTCGGCAGACGGGGAGGCGTGGGAGGAGGTCCAGACGTCGAACACGGCCGGAGGCGCGATGCCCGACATCGCGGTCGCGCCCGACGCCTCGGTCGTGTATACGACCTGGTACGACAGCGAGAATCAGAACTTCGTTCTCGGCACCTACGCGGACGAGACGGAGCTTGCCCTCGCGAATCCGAGCCCCACAGCGACGGGGCCACCGGCGGCGGCCGAGCCCACCGGGGAGCCGACCGGTCAGGCCGAGACCGAGCTGACGATCGTCGCTCCACCCGGAGCCATAGGGACCGGGTTCGACACGGCGAGCCTGCTTGCGGCGGCGAAAGAGGATCTCACCGTCACCTTCGACAACCAGGACCCGGGTGTTCCGCACAACTGGAAGCTGTTCGACGGGGCCGATGACGCCGCGCCCGAGATCGCGAGCAGCGCCGACCTCACGGGCCCGGCCAGCGAGGACGTCTCCGTCGAGCCCCTCGATCCCGGCGACTACTTCTACCTCTGTTCCTTCCACCCGACGACGATGACGGGAACCCTGACCGCCGCGTAG